From Mytilus edulis chromosome 8, xbMytEdul2.2, whole genome shotgun sequence, one genomic window encodes:
- the LOC139485577 gene encoding uncharacterized protein — protein MAFEFKCLLTLVVLAFVFILPYEALNHQIKENYTECWDKTVILSSWVWDCDCDCKSCEDELYCSVSGYNSKSQKYSLHDGVSKVTEQIDVVGIQTKQLGRVSGRTGTLSIKAQELKRELEALRDSQRYRRMN, from the exons ATGGCATTTGAGTTTAAGTGCTTGTTAACACTTGTAGTACTGGCATTTGTATTCATTCTGCCATATGAAGCACTCAATCATCAGATCAAAG AGAACTATACAGAGTGCTGGGACAAAACAGTAATTTTGTCATCGTGGGTTTGGGACTGTGACTGTGACTGTAAATCTTGCGAGGATGAACTATATTGTTCTG tCAGTGGTTACAATTCCAAATCCCAGAAATATAGTCTACATGACGGAGTGTCAAAGGTGACGGAACAAATCGATGTCGTTGGAATACAAACGAAACAACTTGGAAGGGTTTCAGGTAGAACTGGAACTTTGAGTATTAAAGCACAGGAACTGAAGAGAGAGCTCGAAGCGCTTAGAGATTCTCAACGTTACAGAAGGATGAACTAG